Proteins co-encoded in one Dreissena polymorpha isolate Duluth1 chromosome 12, UMN_Dpol_1.0, whole genome shotgun sequence genomic window:
- the LOC127852420 gene encoding uncharacterized protein LOC127852420 translates to MLWRVTGTCDITYTCHGIYTCSETHDCDSCRVTDDYNFFRIAEPEHEVYKKQCKVPLCKTCYIADFCANENESYHYTVDCVKTNYNNFGNFTSGHGINTSSLSFYKDVVPELYYAELTFQVPRISSLPAEMTLHEDTDEETLLHHLEVYDYNNDRPSDGHELEDNSTCWIEHVFDQWGENDMELFELEEDPNNPKRWNSYTLYKRQCIVPNSLYNPPCGFKRENYTCPKHTGCMTYNVTQCFDFAEKIAINLREGSEHDIIFSTMYSDEENENLTYEYTFIQEETGLPVTYFKGDPSGNYYNQLGNISLTTYLYDTPKNKTYKIQICGHDRRNEICDYLTVELKEYCGTTPECSSDSVTNDTELAVSSVIFNVQNLVTNPNSFQALEYSLTTKHPDLFEINSTTGLIRTTSKIPAKYPSTTYVLNAFVTDVDSCGTYSVCPLFLHVTYVNYPLNITNLPNASPVKILEDEDTNMLLYTIETYDRNPDDDVLCSVSNPDENKPFYIDETFKGSGIYVIKNHVAGTNTERQLVEPSYTITIRCVDSLGDGDTGNLSIDVIPNTGPTLTTLTGTLKRDVDQSTVFMGMTLITERAMDAEGDSLNYTCTVDNSNNPLTCFVGTCFDNFY, encoded by the exons ATGCTGTGGCGAGTCACTGGCACGTGTGACATCACGTACACGTGTCATGGAATTTATACCTGTTCGGAAACACACGACTGCGACTCTTGCCGTGTCACAGACGATTACAATTTCTTTCGCATTGCTG AGCCCGAGCATGAGGTTTACAAGAAACAATGCAAGGTTCCGCTGTGTAAGACATGTTATATAGCGGACTTCTGTGCTAACGAGAATGAGAGTTACCATTACACCGTGGATTGTGTGAAGACTAACTACAACAATTTCGGCAACTTCACAAGTGGTCATGGTATAAATACATCCTCTCTTTCATTTTACAAGGACGTTGTACCGGAACTCTATTACGCTG AACTAACGTTTCAGGTGCCTCGTATCAGTAGTCTGCCAGCGGAAATGACGTTACACGAAGACACTGACGAGGAGACGCTTCTGCACCATCTGGAAGTGTATGACTACAATAATGATAG ACCCTCGGACGGCCACGAGCTTGAGGACAACTCCACGTGCTGGATTGAACACGTGTTCGATCAGTGGGGAGAGAACGACATGGAGCTGTTTGAACTGGAAGAGGATCCTAACAATCCGAAAAGATGGAACT CCTACACGCTGTACAAGAGACAGTGTATCGTCCCAAACTCCCTGTACAACCCGCCCTGTGGATTCAAGCGGGAAAACTACACCTGTCCGAAACACACGGGCTGCATGACATACAACGTGACCCAGTG CTTTGATTTTGCAGAGAAGATCGCAATCAATCTCCGAGAAGGCAGCGAACATGACATCATCTTCTCAACAATGTACAGTGACGAGGAGAACGAGAATCTCACTTACGAGTACACTTTCATTCAAGAGGAAACCGGACTACCTGTGACCTACTTTAAAGGCGACCCCAGCGGAAACTattaca ATCAGCTCGGTAACATATCATTGACAACATATTTGTATGATACGCCGAAAAACAAGACATACAAGATACAAATATGTGGTCATGATCGTCGAAACGAAATATGCGACTACCTGACCGTGGAATTAAAAG AATACTGCGGTACAACCCCAGAATGTTCATCAGATTCTGTGACCAATGACACCGAGCTGGCTGTAAGCAGCGTGATTTTCAATGTCCAGAATTTGGTTACAAATCCCAACTCCTTCCAGGCATTGGAGTATTCATTGACAACGAAACACCCGGACCTGTTCGAAATTAACTCAACTACGG GTCTAATAAGGACCACCTCTAAGATACCCGCTAAGTACCCGTCTACCACCTATGTCCTGAACGCGTTTGTGACAGATGTGGATTCCTGTGGCACCTATTCCGTCTGTCCTTTGTTTCTCCACGTTACATACGTCAATTAC CCTTTGAATATTACCAATCTACCAAACGCGAGCCCAGTGAAAATACTGGAGGATGAAGACACCAACATGTTGTTGTACACCATAGAAACATATGACCGAAATCCTGACGACGACGTGCTTTGCTCTGTATCAAATCCAGATGAAAACAAACCATTTTACATTGATGAAACTTTCAAAGGCTCTGGAA TATACGTCATCAAGAACCATGTCGCAGGAACCAACACAGAACGGCAGCTGGTAGAGCCTTCATACACCATCACGATAAGGTGCGTCGACAGCCTGGGGGACGGCGATACTGGAAACCTTTCCATCGATGTCATCCCAAACACTGGGCCGACCTTGACCACATTAACAG GCACGTTGAAAAGAGACGTTGATCAGTCAACGGTGTTTATGGGGATGACATTGATAACCGAGAGGGCGATGGACGCTGAAGGAGATTCTCTCAACTACACGTGCACAGTTGACAATAGCAACAATCCGCTCACATGCTTTGTCGGTACGTGCTTCGATAATTTTTACTGA
- the LOC127852421 gene encoding uncharacterized protein LOC127852421, whose translation MTVLPASASGYFSLDKSSTCITPQKRGTKFEFGLECSDEDFYDQQTLTIVSGTYKDYFSLNNSDRKIYLEKVWDLEDPVTRLPSSTMITVQCEDSANHTAIEYLEFVIEDVREQRPDISYALPSGESTLILQINSSTPLALVLLTVTVHLNANERDIFSFGIIGNGLGRKYFRMERVYPRKRSTDTVQAQLKLRQPMKLNYHKSFSFNIKVSDGGTPPLISAIPMSVNYTADAHVPKEADINKCVTCSHTGRSLIGMLVVECLIIAGLFVHGLVAMGIICKSNNRLKKLFSKAGKKIYKGRWKITSNPAKTRFKPRNQGLNAGGSRSKPDSAIPSSSSSSSEGEEEVSGSRRADHVARHKFHAKRYTTGMDWGPSTSTGLPRPIYSQDVTGETEPEGIGRTLAQIVRERRKVRKEESIIISRVLGRKKSSGGDSRSKLAFGLPIKNVTSSGALPGGIYAGREGYET comes from the exons ATGACCGTGTTACCGGCCTCGGCGTCTGGGTACTTCTCACTCGATAAATCAAGTACGTGCATAACGCCCCAG AAAAGGGGAACCAAGTTCGAATTTGGACTCGAATGCTCTGACGAGGATTTTTACGACCAACAGACCTTGACAATAGTCAGTGGGACTTACAAGGATTATTTCAG TTTGAACAATTCGGACAGGAAGATTTACTTGGAGAAGGTGTGGGATTTGGAAGACCCAGTGACTAGACTGCCCTCCTCCACGATGATTACGGTCCAGTGTGAAGACAGTGCCAACCACACAGCCATTGAGTACCTCGAGTTTGTCATTGAAGACGTTCGAGAACAGAGACCGGATATATCGTACGCGTTGCCTAGTGGTGAATCTACATTGATTTTACAG atcaacTCCAGCACACCATTGGCACTGGTACTGCTTACTGTCACGGTCCATTTGAACGCTAATGAGCGAGATATATTTTCCTTCGGAATCATCGGCAACGGTCTTGGACGCAAATACTTTCGCATGGAACGAGTATACCCTAGGAAGAGATCCACGGATACGGTTCAGGCACAATTGAAATTGCGGCAACCAATGAAGCTTAATTACCATAAGTCATTCTCCTTCAACATAAAG GTAAGCGATGGCGGCACACCACCGTTAATATCGGCCATTCCTATGTCGGTGAACTACACAGCCGACGCGCATGTTCCTAAGGAGGCGGACATTAACAAATGCGTCACGTGCTCACACACCGGAAGAAGCCTGATTGGCATGCTCGTCGTCGAGTGTCTCATAATTGCTGGGCTCTTTGTACACGGTCTGGTCGCCATGGGAATCATTTGTAAATCGAACAACAG GCTAAAGAAGCTGTTCTCAAAGGCCGGCAAGAAAATCTACAAGGGACGTTGGAAAATAACTTCGAATCCGGCCAAAACACGTTTTAAACCCCGCAACCAGGGACTCAATGCTGGTGGCAGCCGATCGAAGCCAGATTCAGCGATCCCTTCTAGCAGTTCCTCGTCTTCAGAGGGCGAGGAGGAGGTGTCGGGGAGCAGGAG AGCTGACCATGTTGCCCGACATAAGTTTCACGCTAAACGGTACACAACTGGCATGGATTGGGGACCAAGCACGAGTACAGGACTGCCCCGCCCGATATATAGCCAAGATGTTACCGGGGAAACAGAACCGGAAGGCATCGGCCGGACGTTGGCGCAAATTGTGCGTGAGAGAAGGAAGGTTCGCAAAGAAGAGTCTATAATTATTTCCCGGGTCCTTGGACGTAAAAAATCAAG TGGCGGCGATTCGAGGTCGAAGCTGGCGTTTGGTCTGCCTATAAAGAATGTGACGTCATCGGGAGCTTTGCCTGGAGGAATTTACGCGGGAAGGGAGGGCTATGAGACATAA
- the LOC127853272 gene encoding uncharacterized protein LOC127853272 isoform X4: MGVGPQPDAVHDVMYNFVDHFNGKYYVGVSAFVKVVLKDGIHHEDIGYGVSEGMKSKALSLEKARKEAVTDGLKRALKSFGNAMGNCLGDKDYLKCINRAPKPSAEQYNLQEMMHSEIDVNIQEARRTSLVAADVRRNRNNQSEAMTHIVNVQQQNCVPKVEPNLTGYNENYPKVTDEAKERIQPQSENDSKENCGHFGVPNMELRRSNMDIKPMKLPGTSVRHMQRRSQSMVEMDDVGDDKRQAECADMKTNPTVGNQGETNSPTPGNTTDMSKQERMMLKQMKQLEFQRNLEKQKNSSPEDLGAPIATSTPAFNPLLTSSPHPEGQQARSNPSTPLADMQVDGLVAEDNFEETSFWSQSIELDADQIANPPVQQTTSVASRRHPESIIPTSNKGAYQQQTSSTGSGPLRRPDPSKPFAIPRTVSDSSIAAKGEELMRPDI; encoded by the exons GACGGTATCCACCATGAGGACATTGGCTATGGGGTCAGTGAAGGTATGAAGTCAAAGGCACTCTCCCTGGAGAAGGCAAGGAAGGAGGCGGTCACAGACGGGTTGAAACGGGCTCTCAA GAGTTTTGGAAATGCCATGGGGAACTGCCTGGGGGACAAGGATTATCTCAAATGCATCAACAGAGCTCCCAAACCT TCTGCAGAACAATACAACCTTCAGGAAATGATGCATTCTGAGATTGATGTCAACATACAGGAAGCTCGCAGGACCAGCCTGGTGGCAGCAGACGTGAGGAGAAATCGCAACAACCAGTCAGAGGCCATGACACACATTGTTAATGTCCAGCAGCAGAACTGTGTGCCCAAAGTGGAACCTAACCTCACTGGCTACAATGAAAATTACCCCAAAGTGACTGACGAGGCCAAAGAAAGAATTCAGCCACAATCAGAAAATGACAGCAAAGAAAATTGTGGTCATTTTGGTGTGCCAAATATGGAGCTTAGAAGGTCTAATATGGACATCAAGCCCATGAAATTGCCTGGGACCTCTGTACGACACATGCAAAGAAGGTCACAAAGTATGGTTGAGATGGATGATGTTGGGGATGATAAAAGACAAGCAGAGTGTGCTGATATGAAGACCAACCCTACAGTTGGAAACCAGGGAGAAACTAACAGCCCTACACCAGG GAACACAACGGACATGTCGAAACAAGAGAGGATGATGCTGAAACAGATGAAGCAACTAGAGTTCCAGAGAAATCTTGAAAAACAGAAAAACTCCAGCCCTGAGGATTTGG GTGCACCCATAGCAACGTCCACACCAGCCTTCAACCCATTGTTGACCTCTAGTCCACACCCTGAAGGTCAACAGGCAAGGTCAAACCCATCCACACCACTGGCAGATATGCAGGTTGACGGGCTAGTGGCAGAAGATAATTTTG AAGAGACATCATTCTGGAGCCAGTCCATAGAGCTCGATGCAGATCAAATAGCAAACCCTCCAGTTCAGCAAACAACATCAGTGGCCAGCAGACGACATCCAGAATCCATCATTCCTACCTCCAACAAGGGAGCTTACCAGCAGCAGACGTCTTCAACAGGAAGTGGACCTCTACGAAGACCAGATCCTTCAAAACCGTTTGCTATTCCTAGGACAGTTTCAG ATTCATCCATAGCAGCAAAAGGAGAAGAACTGATGCGTCCTGACATATAG